One window of Thermacetogenium phaeum DSM 12270 genomic DNA carries:
- a CDS encoding UDP-glucose dehydrogenase family protein, which translates to MKVAVIGCGYVGLTTGAALAYLGHEVIGVDKDESKLDLLMKRESPIHEQGLGELLKDDDCGITFTADTAGAVADAEVIMIAVGTPQKENGEANTYYVEEAAREVAAGLKDGRSYTLVIKSTVPIGTNRRVAHVVRRALAERGIEVWVNFASNPEFLREGMALRDTFYPDRIVVGAESPEAVEALRRLYRPFLEQTFEPPIFLPRPEGYGLPPLITTDPTSAEMIKYASNAFLAVKISFINEIAGLCDKVGADVTEVARGMGLDPRIGSRFLGAGLGWGGSCFPKDTAALLAVGTEYGYTMPIVQAARDVNARQRLLILEKLQAALKVLRGRTIGVLGLSFKPNTDDVRESPALDVIRLLSERGAHVQAHDPVAVPRAVEALKGLEVEFKESPYEAAAGADALILATEWDEYRYLDLKELARRMRNPVLVDGRNIYRREEAEDAGLTYMGVGR; encoded by the coding sequence ATGAAAGTAGCGGTTATCGGCTGCGGTTATGTCGGCCTTACTACCGGCGCAGCCCTGGCCTATCTGGGCCATGAAGTCATAGGAGTAGACAAGGATGAGAGCAAGCTCGACCTTCTGATGAAAAGGGAAAGCCCCATCCACGAGCAGGGGCTTGGTGAGCTGCTCAAAGACGATGACTGCGGGATCACCTTTACTGCCGATACGGCCGGCGCCGTTGCAGATGCCGAGGTAATCATGATTGCCGTGGGTACGCCCCAAAAGGAAAACGGCGAGGCCAATACATATTACGTCGAAGAGGCGGCCCGGGAAGTTGCCGCCGGCCTAAAGGATGGGCGCAGCTATACCCTGGTAATAAAGTCTACGGTGCCCATAGGTACCAACCGCCGGGTGGCCCACGTGGTGAGGCGTGCCCTGGCAGAGCGGGGCATAGAGGTCTGGGTCAATTTCGCTTCCAATCCTGAGTTCCTGAGGGAAGGCATGGCCCTGCGGGACACCTTTTACCCGGACAGGATAGTCGTGGGGGCCGAGTCGCCAGAGGCCGTTGAGGCCCTGCGGCGCCTGTACCGCCCCTTCCTGGAGCAGACCTTTGAACCGCCCATTTTTTTGCCGCGCCCGGAGGGCTACGGGCTCCCTCCCCTCATCACCACCGACCCCACCAGCGCCGAAATGATCAAGTACGCTTCCAACGCCTTCCTGGCAGTGAAAATAAGTTTTATCAACGAGATCGCCGGGCTGTGCGATAAAGTGGGGGCCGACGTGACCGAGGTTGCCCGCGGTATGGGCCTGGACCCGCGCATCGGGTCGCGTTTCCTGGGCGCGGGCTTGGGGTGGGGCGGGAGCTGCTTCCCCAAGGACACGGCGGCGCTGCTGGCGGTAGGGACAGAGTACGGCTACACCATGCCTATCGTTCAGGCCGCCCGGGATGTGAACGCCCGCCAGCGCCTGCTAATCTTAGAAAAGCTGCAAGCTGCTCTCAAAGTTCTGCGCGGTCGGACCATTGGAGTGCTGGGTCTTTCCTTCAAGCCCAATACCGACGACGTGCGGGAATCCCCGGCCCTAGACGTCATCCGCCTTTTAAGCGAACGGGGAGCCCACGTTCAGGCCCATGACCCCGTGGCCGTGCCCAGGGCTGTGGAGGCGCTGAAAGGCCTGGAAGTGGAATTCAAGGAGAGCCCCTATGAAGCGGCGGCGGGAGCCGATGCCCTAATTTTAGCCACGGAGTGGGACGAGTACCGCTACCTGGATTTAAAAGAGCTTGCCAGAAGGATGCGGAACCCCGTCCTGGTGGACGGCCGCAACATCTACCGGCGGGAGGAAGCCGAGGATGCCGGCCTGACCTACATGGGGGTAGGACGGTGA
- a CDS encoding NAD-dependent epimerase/dehydratase family protein: MKSALVTGGAGFIGSHLVDRLLAEGWQVTVVDNFDPFYDPEIKRKNIAPHFDYGSYKLVEVDIRDLGALREQLTGEYDVIVHLAAKAGVRPSIRDPIGYQDVNVRGTQNLLELAKEWGVKQFVFASSSSVYGVNPHVPWREDDCVLMPISPYAATKVAGELLGHVYSHLYGIRFIALRFFTVYGPRQRPDLAIHKFARLMLKREPIPVYGDGTSRRDYTYIDDIIQGVRAAMDYTKTQYEVINLGNNRTVSLMELIRALEEVLGVEAKLEYLPPQPGDVPLTLADMDKAGKLLCYTPVTNLFKGLFEFKKWITNVN, translated from the coding sequence GTGAAGAGCGCTCTGGTGACCGGAGGGGCGGGCTTCATCGGCAGCCACCTGGTCGACAGACTCCTGGCCGAAGGTTGGCAGGTTACAGTTGTGGACAACTTCGACCCCTTTTATGATCCAGAAATTAAGCGCAAAAACATTGCCCCTCACTTCGACTACGGCAGCTACAAACTGGTCGAGGTTGACATCCGAGACCTGGGTGCGCTGCGGGAGCAGCTGACGGGGGAATACGACGTCATCGTCCACCTGGCCGCCAAAGCCGGGGTGCGCCCCTCTATAAGGGATCCCATCGGCTACCAGGACGTCAACGTCCGCGGCACACAGAACCTGCTGGAGCTGGCCAAGGAGTGGGGTGTAAAGCAGTTCGTCTTCGCCTCCTCGTCCAGCGTCTATGGGGTCAACCCCCACGTGCCCTGGCGGGAGGACGACTGCGTGCTCATGCCCATCAGCCCCTACGCCGCCACAAAGGTGGCGGGGGAGCTTTTGGGCCACGTCTACAGCCACCTCTATGGGATCAGGTTCATCGCCCTGCGCTTCTTCACAGTCTACGGCCCCCGCCAGCGGCCCGACCTGGCTATCCACAAATTCGCCCGGCTGATGCTGAAAAGAGAGCCCATACCGGTCTACGGAGACGGTACCAGCCGCCGCGACTACACCTACATCGACGACATAATCCAGGGTGTGCGGGCGGCTATGGACTACACCAAGACGCAGTATGAAGTGATCAACCTGGGCAACAACCGCACCGTGAGCCTTATGGAACTCATTAGAGCCCTGGAAGAGGTTCTGGGTGTGGAGGCCAAACTGGAGTATCTGCCGCCTCAACCGGGGGATGTTCCTCTGACCTTGGCGGATATGGATAAGGCGGGGAAATTATTATGTTATACGCCAGTTACAAACTTATTCAAAGGTCTTTTTGAATTCAAGAAGTGGATTACAAATGTTAATTAA
- a CDS encoding oligosaccharide flippase family protein, translated as MLIKNTLLYLVARGVPGIINFLAIAIYTRLLSPEEFGKYTLVIAWVSLCNVVLFQWLRQGLFRFLPAHLNKNRPSLLTTILTAFIGLSLFVGIINFILIIFLPENGLRILLAVGFILLISEAWHELNLTFLSTKLEPLRYGIMSLSKAVIALLVGWYLASKGYGAFGLLYGLIIGLLIPTINNIYREWRKINFTFFDRSIIQNILSYGLPLTATFALNFIVSSSDRIMLGWLVSTEAAGLYAAGYDLANQTLVMLMMVVNLAAYPLALWSLEQKGYNVAQIQLKKNGILLLAVAMPAAAGLVILAPNIAGVMLGESFRKTAAEIIPLISLGALCMGLKAYYFDLCFQLGRRTQGQMFVSLASAILNLILNLWWIPLIGIYGAAYATICSYLLGLILSIKIGRKIFYMPFPGTDVFKLFLATAGMSIVLWPMADWRGTGALIAQILAGVIIYGLLFLITNVMDSRKRVLKAIKIANRLN; from the coding sequence ATGTTAATTAAGAATACATTGTTGTATTTGGTCGCTCGCGGTGTGCCAGGGATAATTAACTTTTTGGCTATTGCCATATATACGCGTCTTTTATCTCCAGAAGAATTTGGGAAATATACACTGGTTATTGCGTGGGTAAGTTTATGCAATGTGGTTCTGTTTCAATGGTTAAGACAGGGATTATTTCGTTTTTTACCGGCTCATCTTAATAAGAATAGACCTTCTTTATTAACAACTATATTAACAGCTTTTATCGGGTTATCTTTGTTTGTAGGTATTATCAATTTCATTTTGATAATTTTTTTACCAGAAAACGGTTTGCGAATTCTATTAGCTGTAGGATTTATACTTCTAATATCAGAGGCTTGGCATGAACTGAACTTAACTTTTTTAAGTACCAAACTGGAACCTCTGCGTTACGGTATAATGAGTTTATCTAAAGCTGTTATTGCCTTGTTGGTGGGATGGTATCTTGCTTCCAAGGGTTACGGCGCGTTTGGATTGCTCTACGGCTTGATAATAGGTTTATTAATTCCAACAATTAACAATATTTATCGCGAATGGAGAAAGATTAATTTCACATTTTTTGATCGTTCTATTATTCAGAACATTCTATCTTATGGATTGCCGCTTACAGCCACGTTTGCTTTAAACTTTATAGTCAGCAGCTCTGACCGCATAATGCTTGGATGGCTTGTAAGCACAGAAGCTGCAGGACTTTATGCTGCTGGTTATGATTTAGCCAATCAGACCTTGGTGATGCTCATGATGGTAGTAAATCTAGCTGCTTATCCCTTGGCATTGTGGAGTTTGGAGCAAAAAGGTTACAATGTTGCTCAAATACAGTTGAAGAAAAATGGTATTCTCTTACTTGCTGTGGCTATGCCTGCCGCAGCAGGGCTGGTAATTCTTGCTCCAAATATCGCTGGTGTAATGTTGGGGGAGTCGTTTCGCAAAACGGCGGCCGAAATTATACCGTTGATTAGCTTGGGAGCCCTTTGTATGGGTCTCAAAGCCTATTATTTTGATTTATGTTTTCAGTTAGGACGACGCACACAAGGCCAAATGTTTGTATCTTTAGCCTCAGCGATATTAAACCTTATATTAAATTTATGGTGGATTCCGCTTATTGGAATATATGGTGCGGCTTATGCTACTATTTGTTCGTATTTATTGGGTTTGATTTTAAGCATAAAGATTGGAAGAAAGATATTTTACATGCCCTTTCCTGGCACAGATGTATTTAAATTATTTTTGGCAACTGCAGGGATGAGCATAGTTTTGTGGCCGATGGCAGATTGGCGGGGTACAGGGGCATTAATTGCTCAAATTTTGGCGGGTGTAATAATTTATGGTCTCTTATTTTTAATAACAAATGTAATGGACAGCCGTAAAAGAGTATTAAAAGCTATAAAAATCGCCAACAGGTTAAATTGA
- a CDS encoding asparagine synthase-related protein: protein MISPEKWLETYDHAGHFCPYYCYNNINDLHVHIGEALGMFPVGERWIDPVAIVEYLAKTYILADRTMVQNISRTPWMARPRGEGWDYAGVPEHGFHRMPAAEIARELKMRLLDEVINYLHGKKQIGILLSGSMDSRILAGIVKELQLRGEWNGQVTAFTWGVKGSRDVEYAQKIAGTFSWEWVHLELTPEVLYNNFFIAAEMGAEFAPHHLHAMQKVIDYKEELDVVLAATYGDSIGRGEFSGTHLIDCQPTLEGRSFYLIKRRDFWLVSSKVYKDVENKVVEDAYGYKNLLNVDNQKHNCVEIELMMHYLRRKLMPAMSYIGMHIPLYQIFTHPRVFGFMWSLDPQIRNDEIYSELLKILPGNLSSIPWARTGKTFGSNEGERDSSSKEHHKYGIWLRHDLHDFIESHVLSETILGLNIFNEKLLKNLVRIWPKAKTISTNKIDEILSWLTSLCIFIRKYNIRSPYGINMQEIKDTLGFLCGSITAWLYQEARERLRE from the coding sequence ATGATTTCGCCCGAAAAATGGCTAGAGACTTATGATCATGCAGGCCACTTTTGTCCCTATTATTGTTATAACAACATAAATGATCTGCATGTCCATATTGGTGAAGCTTTGGGAATGTTTCCAGTTGGAGAGAGATGGATAGATCCTGTTGCTATTGTCGAATATCTAGCAAAAACTTACATCCTAGCTGACCGGACTATGGTTCAAAATATCAGCCGTACTCCTTGGATGGCCAGGCCTCGCGGTGAGGGCTGGGATTATGCGGGCGTGCCAGAACACGGCTTTCATCGTATGCCGGCAGCAGAGATTGCTCGGGAATTAAAAATGCGGTTGTTAGACGAAGTAATTAATTATCTCCATGGAAAGAAGCAAATTGGAATACTTCTTTCCGGGAGTATGGACAGCAGAATTTTGGCCGGCATTGTAAAAGAACTTCAGCTGAGAGGCGAGTGGAATGGTCAGGTCACCGCTTTTACGTGGGGGGTAAAAGGTTCGCGTGATGTGGAATATGCACAAAAGATTGCTGGTACGTTTTCCTGGGAATGGGTCCATTTAGAACTCACCCCGGAAGTATTATATAATAACTTTTTCATTGCTGCCGAAATGGGCGCTGAATTTGCTCCGCACCATCTGCACGCAATGCAGAAAGTGATTGATTATAAGGAAGAGCTGGATGTAGTGCTGGCAGCTACTTATGGTGATAGTATCGGCCGAGGTGAATTTTCAGGAACTCATCTTATAGATTGCCAACCAACTTTAGAAGGACGTTCTTTTTATTTGATTAAACGGCGAGATTTCTGGCTGGTAAGCAGTAAGGTGTATAAAGATGTTGAAAACAAAGTAGTAGAAGATGCTTATGGGTATAAGAATCTGTTAAATGTAGACAATCAAAAGCATAATTGCGTGGAAATTGAGTTAATGATGCATTATTTGAGACGTAAATTAATGCCGGCAATGAGTTATATTGGTATGCATATACCACTTTATCAGATATTTACTCATCCGAGAGTATTCGGTTTCATGTGGAGCCTTGACCCGCAAATCAGAAATGATGAAATTTACAGCGAACTCCTCAAAATCCTGCCGGGCAACTTATCTTCAATACCGTGGGCGCGTACTGGCAAAACCTTTGGCTCCAATGAAGGGGAAAGAGACTCTTCTTCAAAGGAGCATCATAAATACGGCATATGGTTGAGACATGACTTGCACGACTTCATAGAATCCCATGTCTTAAGCGAAACAATACTCGGCCTCAATATATTTAACGAAAAACTGCTCAAAAATTTGGTAAGAATTTGGCCCAAAGCAAAAACCATATCGACTAATAAAATAGATGAGATTTTAAGCTGGCTGACATCCCTTTGCATCTTTATTAGAAAATATAACATAAGAAGCCCTTATGGTATAAACATGCAAGAAATTAAAGATACATTGGGTTTTCTGTGCGGGAGTATAACAGCCTGGCTCTATCAAGAAGCCAGAGAGAGGCTGCGTGAATAA
- a CDS encoding glycosyltransferase: MQEKIALFVPSLRGGGAERVMVNLARGFAERGISVELVLAKVEGPYLSKVPKDVRIVDLKACRVLYALPGLVRYLKREKPLAMLSTLNHANIIALWAKRLARVSTRIVVREASTIRLSSANAPTVKGRFMPLLMRLFYSWADAVVAISKGVAEDLIQITKLPKEKVKVIYNPVITNEIFEKAEEPVEHPWFAQGEPPVILGVGRLTEQKDFATLIRAFHLVRKECNAKLVILGEGEKRAELEKLVEGLGLKEDVDMPGFVKNPFKYMKRATVFVFSSKWEGFGNVLVEAMAVGTPVVSTDCPSGPAEILEGGEYGYLVPLGDINAMARAILSIIKEKKIDTGFQQHALKFTVDKIVECYLEVLYVQNKQKK; encoded by the coding sequence TTGCAAGAAAAAATCGCTCTTTTTGTACCATCCCTCCGCGGCGGCGGAGCGGAGCGGGTGATGGTGAACTTGGCCAGGGGTTTTGCTGAAAGAGGGATAAGTGTAGAACTGGTGCTGGCTAAAGTAGAAGGTCCATACCTATCAAAAGTGCCTAAAGATGTGCGAATAGTTGATTTAAAAGCCTGTCGGGTGCTTTATGCTTTACCGGGGCTTGTGCGATATTTGAAGCGTGAAAAGCCTTTAGCTATGTTATCTACATTAAATCATGCAAATATTATAGCTCTTTGGGCAAAGCGATTGGCTCGAGTATCAACTAGGATCGTAGTAAGAGAAGCGAGCACTATACGTTTGAGTTCAGCCAACGCTCCAACAGTAAAAGGAAGATTTATGCCTCTTTTGATGCGCCTTTTCTATTCTTGGGCTGACGCGGTTGTAGCTATATCCAAAGGCGTTGCGGAAGACCTTATTCAAATTACCAAACTTCCCAAGGAAAAAGTTAAGGTTATTTACAACCCTGTAATTACAAATGAAATATTTGAAAAAGCCGAAGAGCCTGTTGAACATCCCTGGTTTGCCCAAGGAGAGCCGCCCGTTATTTTAGGAGTGGGGCGTCTAACCGAACAAAAGGATTTCGCTACATTAATTCGTGCCTTTCATCTTGTTCGAAAAGAATGCAATGCCAAACTTGTTATATTGGGCGAAGGTGAAAAAAGGGCTGAGCTTGAAAAGTTAGTTGAAGGACTAGGATTGAAAGAAGATGTAGATATGCCGGGATTTGTTAAGAATCCCTTTAAATATATGAAAAGGGCTACTGTGTTTGTTTTTTCATCTAAATGGGAAGGCTTCGGTAATGTACTGGTAGAGGCCATGGCTGTAGGCACTCCTGTAGTTTCCACAGACTGCCCCAGCGGACCTGCGGAGATACTGGAAGGAGGGGAATATGGTTATTTAGTTCCATTGGGAGATATTAATGCAATGGCGCGAGCAATTTTAAGTATCATAAAGGAGAAAAAAATAGACACTGGTTTTCAACAACATGCTTTAAAATTTACTGTTGATAAAATTGTAGAATGTTATTTGGAGGTCCTGTATGTACAAAATAAACAGAAAAAGTGA
- a CDS encoding transposase, whose translation MFRENKSHLQTELFNTTTLMHPRTIAQLKKSWAPIYYEHVFCRIDEKKFAHLYCENNGSPNKPVNILLSLEFIKHLYDYTDEQLLEQYYFNYQIAYALGQRNLGELYICERTLYDFRRRLYEYTIQHPEEEDLIFQQFQGLLEHFLAITKIKTNEQRMDSTAIMPNIKRAGRLSLAFDVLKKGVAACPQELLPEKLQKVLEPAFKTEVLYRSRSQDVQARLEKIVELQEELLALTSNLPEIQAKPEIKLVQRFIDEQTTYDPEQKKRIVKENKDIRPDSLQSAYDQDATFRKKGNKEQVGYVCNLTETCSEENDVQFITDYVLEKNTKADVEMAAERLPKIKERTGVTDLYTDGGYYGEDLHRKAEAELNVKMHYTNLTGRQPEADKIPLTAFKIENRQKVLACPQQQTPTHTFYDEAKRRITAWFDPQICRECPLHEQCPVKIQKKKALLQFNQSALLAAETRQELADSQCRRENTSKRAAIEGTVSAIKRGHGAQKLTVRGQIKSALVMGFKCIAHNFQQLKNWFHIKRKEAREISVKPKISLPGVGVPV comes from the coding sequence ATGTTCAGAGAGAATAAATCACATTTGCAAACAGAACTATTCAATACCACTACCTTAATGCACCCCAGAACAATAGCGCAGTTAAAGAAGAGTTGGGCGCCTATCTACTATGAACACGTTTTTTGCCGGATAGACGAAAAGAAGTTTGCGCACCTTTATTGCGAGAATAACGGCAGCCCCAATAAACCGGTGAACATCCTCCTTTCCCTGGAATTTATCAAGCACCTTTACGACTATACCGACGAGCAACTTTTGGAGCAATATTACTTTAATTACCAGATAGCCTATGCCTTGGGCCAACGTAACCTGGGCGAACTCTATATCTGCGAAAGGACCCTCTATGACTTCCGCCGGCGGCTCTACGAATATACCATCCAGCACCCCGAAGAAGAGGACCTGATATTTCAGCAATTTCAGGGGCTCCTAGAGCACTTTCTTGCCATAACCAAAATCAAGACGAATGAACAGCGGATGGATTCCACCGCTATCATGCCCAATATCAAACGCGCCGGCAGGTTGTCCTTAGCCTTTGACGTTTTAAAAAAAGGAGTAGCGGCATGCCCCCAGGAGCTGTTGCCGGAAAAGCTCCAAAAGGTTTTAGAGCCGGCCTTTAAAACTGAGGTCCTCTATCGCTCCCGCAGCCAGGACGTCCAGGCCAGGCTAGAAAAGATAGTGGAATTGCAAGAAGAGCTTCTGGCTTTAACCTCCAACCTGCCGGAAATCCAAGCCAAGCCGGAGATAAAACTCGTCCAGCGCTTTATTGATGAACAAACCACCTATGACCCGGAACAAAAGAAGAGGATTGTCAAAGAAAACAAAGACATCCGCCCCGACTCCTTACAATCGGCCTACGACCAGGACGCCACCTTTCGCAAGAAAGGGAATAAAGAGCAGGTGGGTTACGTCTGCAACCTCACCGAGACCTGTAGCGAAGAAAATGACGTCCAGTTCATTACTGACTATGTGCTGGAAAAGAATACTAAAGCCGATGTCGAGATGGCTGCCGAGCGCCTACCCAAAATAAAAGAGCGCACTGGCGTAACGGACCTCTACACCGATGGCGGCTATTACGGCGAAGACCTCCACCGTAAGGCCGAAGCAGAACTGAATGTAAAGATGCACTATACCAATCTAACCGGGCGGCAACCGGAGGCAGATAAAATACCCCTGACTGCTTTTAAAATCGAAAACCGGCAAAAGGTCTTAGCCTGCCCGCAACAGCAGACCCCTACCCATACCTTTTATGACGAAGCCAAGCGGAGAATTACAGCCTGGTTTGACCCCCAAATTTGTCGGGAGTGCCCCCTCCACGAACAGTGCCCGGTGAAGATCCAGAAGAAAAAAGCCTTGTTGCAATTTAATCAAAGCGCTCTTTTAGCAGCAGAGACCCGCCAAGAATTGGCCGATAGCCAATGCCGGCGGGAAAATACCAGCAAACGGGCAGCCATCGAAGGAACTGTCTCGGCCATAAAACGCGGTCACGGTGCCCAAAAGCTAACCGTAAGGGGTCAAATAAAGAGTGCTTTGGTAATGGGCTTTAAATGTATTGCTCACAACTTTCAACAGCTGAAGAACTGGTTTCACATTAAACGCAAAGAGGCTAGGGAAATATCTGTTAAACCCAAAATATCTTTGCCAGGGGTTGGTGTCCCTGTCTAA
- a CDS encoding O-antigen ligase family protein: MRYITYKIPFFVVKELLCTCMGWLFWGFCTRIVIFITLGHLTKVSPVLENRLTVGLNERGPAWILLYNAFLQKPLFGTGFGVSYEEILEEPGLTITSHNLFLAIISEIGLLGFLPFILIWLIGIYSAYLIVRKSFKTNNLFIENVVIGNTIIAILLGFIAHQVFEVKLLRYGFMTNLWVYLTGVALNPFLSGVRKNIENRISERVTYHRPCLRGSRNTISKPGY; encoded by the coding sequence ATGCGCTATATCACCTATAAAATACCATTTTTTGTTGTCAAAGAGCTTTTGTGTACTTGTATGGGTTGGTTGTTTTGGGGTTTTTGCACCAGAATCGTTATATTTATTACATTAGGTCACTTAACTAAAGTGTCTCCGGTGTTAGAAAATCGATTAACAGTAGGGCTTAATGAACGTGGTCCTGCTTGGATTTTATTATATAATGCTTTTTTACAAAAGCCGTTATTCGGAACTGGTTTTGGTGTTTCATATGAAGAAATTCTTGAAGAGCCTGGTTTAACTATAACATCACATAATCTGTTTTTAGCTATAATATCAGAAATAGGTCTCTTAGGTTTTTTACCTTTTATATTAATATGGTTAATAGGTATTTACAGCGCTTATCTCATTGTTAGAAAGTCATTTAAAACAAATAATCTTTTTATAGAGAACGTAGTAATAGGTAATACAATTATAGCTATTTTATTAGGTTTTATTGCTCATCAGGTATTTGAGGTTAAACTATTGCGATATGGATTTATGACTAATTTATGGGTTTATTTAACAGGAGTTGCTTTAAATCCATTTTTATCAGGAGTGCGAAAAAATATTGAAAATAGAATTTCGGAACGTGTTACTTACCACCGGCCTTGCCTACGGGGGAGCCGAAACACAATTAGTAAGCCTGGCTACTAG
- a CDS encoding glycosyltransferase has product MKIEFRNVLLTTGLAYGGAETQLVSLATRLKKRGWDVRVVSMLPPQAFMEELTAAGIPLATLNMRRGVPDPRAIFKLVKILRQWQPAILTSFMFHANLLGRIAGRIAGVPVIISSIRNENFGGPRRDKILRYTDWMGNISTTNSRLAAESLIKRGVVPADKMQVIPNGLVLDRFYIDLKERIKLRQQLGISYNEFLWLAVGRLEEQKDYPTLLDAFRILILKNVRVQLRIAGQGPLLEVLKRQAVDSGLSDRIVFLGLRRDIPSLLNAADGFVLSSAWEGLPNVVMEAMAACKPVVATNVGGVPELVEDGVSGYIVPPHDPEALAAAMLKIMSLSEDERRAMGRAGRAHIEAKYSLDQVVDRWEKLYQDLLRNKGVSRSR; this is encoded by the coding sequence TTGAAAATAGAATTTCGGAACGTGTTACTTACCACCGGCCTTGCCTACGGGGGAGCCGAAACACAATTAGTAAGCCTGGCTACTAGGTTGAAAAAGCGCGGGTGGGACGTCCGCGTTGTGTCTATGCTTCCGCCGCAGGCTTTTATGGAAGAGTTAACAGCGGCAGGGATTCCGCTGGCTACTTTAAATATGCGACGCGGGGTGCCGGATCCGCGGGCCATATTTAAGCTTGTCAAAATCTTAAGGCAGTGGCAGCCTGCAATTCTCACCAGTTTTATGTTTCATGCCAACCTGTTAGGAAGAATAGCGGGTCGTATTGCTGGAGTGCCTGTAATTATTTCATCAATACGCAATGAAAACTTCGGCGGACCGCGAAGGGATAAAATCCTGCGGTATACCGACTGGATGGGGAATATTAGCACCACAAATTCTAGGCTTGCAGCTGAAAGTTTAATCAAGCGCGGCGTAGTTCCTGCCGACAAGATGCAAGTAATCCCCAACGGCCTTGTTTTAGACAGGTTTTATATAGATTTGAAGGAAAGAATAAAGCTTAGGCAACAGCTTGGTATATCTTATAATGAATTTTTATGGCTGGCTGTGGGTCGTTTAGAAGAACAAAAAGACTATCCAACTTTGTTGGATGCTTTCCGGATTCTTATTCTTAAGAACGTTAGGGTGCAGTTAAGGATCGCTGGACAGGGGCCTTTACTGGAGGTGCTTAAACGGCAGGCAGTAGATTCGGGACTTTCAGATCGCATTGTTTTTCTAGGCCTGCGCCGGGATATTCCTTCTCTTTTAAATGCTGCTGATGGATTTGTTTTATCATCGGCCTGGGAGGGTTTGCCAAACGTAGTTATGGAAGCCATGGCTGCATGCAAGCCTGTTGTGGCTACAAATGTAGGCGGAGTGCCGGAACTCGTAGAGGATGGTGTCAGCGGCTATATCGTACCTCCGCACGATCCCGAGGCCCTGGCCGCAGCGATGCTGAAGATAATGTCTCTATCTGAAGACGAAAGAAGAGCCATGGGAAGGGCCGGCAGGGCGCATATTGAGGCGAAGTACAGCCTGGATCAAGTTGTTGACCGGTGGGAAAAGCTTTACCAGGATTTACTGCGTAATAAGGGCGTAAGCAGGTCCAGGTAA